In the genome of Notamacropus eugenii isolate mMacEug1 chromosome 5, mMacEug1.pri_v2, whole genome shotgun sequence, one region contains:
- the LOC140507309 gene encoding vomeronasal type-1 receptor 1-like, with protein sequence MNQSFTSVIDIIIFLDLVLGIVFFIQTGAGVLGNVLLLCYCTITFRTGRRLKPIYSIFFHLALANFLVLICKGVPQTMIGLGLNIFLDSVGCRFVIFLHRVARNLSVSITCLLSGFQIITISPITFSILSKLKTRMSKYIFPFCLFCWILHILASVFMFRNTQNFMKSSNKTRIWNMGFCSDSTLVSFNVSLFIILHSVPDFLCVGFMVMTSGYLVLLLQRHHQQIQHIHSSSQFLRRSPVIKATYAILVLMSTYVSFYSANSIFSFYSIQFDKYHQWLFPIAALLNACFPVISPFVLIGCDSQILHFFCSLWQKKRS encoded by the coding sequence CTTTACTTCAGtcattgatattattatttttcttgacttaGTTCTAGGTATTGTCTTCTTCATCCAGACAGGAGCTGGTGTACTGGGAAATGTTCTCCTCCTTTGCTACTGTACCATTactttcagaactggaagaagaTTGAAGCCCATATACTCAATTTTTTTCCACTTGGCCTTGGCCAACTTTTTAGTGCTTATTTGCAAGGGAGTCCCTCAGACAATGATCGGTTTGGGGCTGAACATTTTCTTGGATAGTGTTGGATGTAGATTTGTTATTTTCCTCCACCGAGTGGCTCGCAATCTTTCTGTCAGCATCACCTGCCTTCTGAGTGGTTTTCAGATTATCACCATCAGTCCTATTACTTTTTCTATATTGTCAAAACTCAAAACCAGAATGTCAAAgtacattttccctttctgtcttttctgtTGGATCCTACACATACTGGCAAGTGTATTTATGTTTAGGAATACGCAGAATTTTATGAAAAGCAGTAACAAAACAAGGATATGGAACATGGGATTCTGTTCAGACTCTACTCTAGTTTCATTCAATGTctcattatttataattttgcaCTCTGTTCCTGATTTCCTATGTGTAGGATTTATGGTCATGACCAGTGGCTACCTGGTTCTTCTGCTGCAAAGACACCATCAACAGatccagcatattcatagctccAGCCAATTTTTAAGAAGGTCTCCTGTGATTAAAGCCACCTATGCCATCTTGGTTTTGATGAGCACATATGTCTCCTTCTACtcagccaattctattttttcattttatagtattCAGTTTGATAAATATCATCAGTGGTTGTTTCCCATCGCAGCTCTCCTGAATGCATGTTTCCCAGTGATCAGTCCATTTGTGCTTATCGGCTGTGATTcccaaattcttcatttcttctgcTCACTCTGGCAAAAGAAAAGGTCCTAG